One Mycolicibacterium rufum genomic window, GGTTGTCGTGCCGGGTGATGCAGTGGTTGAGCAGCAGCCCGCCGGTGCGCAACTTCGTCTTGAGGAACCGGAAGTAGGCCGGATAGTTGGCCACCCCGATGTGTTCGGTCAGACCGATCGACGACACGGCGTCGAACTGGGATTCCCGAACGTCGCGGTAGTCGCTGTGGCGCACCTCGGCGAGGTCGCCCAGGCCCTGCTCGGCGATCGCCTTCTGCGCCCACTCGGCCTGTTGCCTGGACAGCGTGACGCCGATCGCCTTCACCCCGTGCCGGGCGGCGTAACGCACCATGCCGCCCCAGCCGCAGCCGACGTCGAGCAACCGGTCGCCGGGCTCGAGGCGGAGCTTCTCGAAGACCAGCCGGTACTTGTTCTCCTGGGCTTGCTCGAGCGTCGCCCCGAGATCGGGATAGCACGCGCAGGTGTACGTCATCGACGGGCCGAGCACCCACTCGTAGAAGGTGTTCGAGACGTCGTAGTGGTGGTGGATCGCCTCGGCATCACGGGTCTTGCTGTGGCGCAAGCCTTCTGCGAACCGGCGCCAGCGCGGCAAGGCTTCCTGCGGCGGCGGGGAGATCGGCTTGAGATGTTCGATGCCGATCGAGCGGACGATCTGGGCCAGCACCCGCGCCGGTGGACGCTTGAAGTCGAGCTTCTCGGTCAGCGCGTTGAGCAACTCGTACGGGTCACCCGGGTGCACGCCGTGCACCTCGAGGTTGCCCGAGATGTAGGCGCGCGCGAGCCCCAGGTCGCCGGGCGCAGTGGCCAGATACGTGGTGCCACGCGGGGTCAGCAGGTCGAGCCCCAGCTCGGCGTCGTCGGGCCCGGCGCTGCTGCCGTCGTAGGCGGTGAACTTCAGCGGCTGGGTGCCGGAGGCGAAGATCTCCAAGATCTCCGCCAGCGTGAGCCTGCCGTCCGCGGGATCGGTCGCATCCGCGGGTCGCTCTCGGAATGTCGTCATTGTCGCCGTACCGCCTTCGCATACAGATCGAGGAACCGGGAGTCCGGGTCGTAGGTCTTCTTCACCGTTGTGTACACCTCGCCGCCGTAGAGCTCGTCGAACTCGTCCGGCGTGTAGAAGGCATCGGAGTACAGCGACTTGTGTCCGTCGAGGTCGCTGACCTTCCGTTCGATCATCCGGTTCGTGTACCCCTCTTCGGGTCCGACAGGCACCGAGGACCAGAATCCGACGTTGACGTAGCTGTGGTGCGGCCGCAGAGGGTACAGCGGCCAGCCGCCGGCTGAATTCGCCGAGTCGCGAAGGCGCAACGGGCACAGCCAGATCGGCTCGATCGGAACGGTGTCCAGGAACCACTCGACGAACTCTGCGGTCCGCTCGATCGGCACCTCGACGTCCTGGACCACGCGTTCGCGGGGCGGACGGCCGTTCCGCTTTTCGATGCGGTCGGCGATGTCGAAGCGCTGGTCGTAGCCGATCAGCTTCCAGTAGAAGCTGCTGCGCCGCAGCCGGCGGGGCCAGAACCGGCGGATCCGCGGGTCCTGCGCCCCGAAAGCCCGCGAGCACCAGAACCAGTCGGTGTCCCAGCGCCACAGATAGTCGTGAATGGTCAACCGGTCGCGCTTCTCCCCGTCCGCGTGCTGCAGGGACCGGTAGTAGATCTGCTGACCGGTGTAGTCGCTGACCGGACCCGGTGTCGCCCACTGCGCGCCCAGGCACAGGTAGCTCTCGTCGGCGCTGAACACCACGCCGTCGAGGTAGTCGACGCGTTCGCCGGTGAATTCGCCGGTCTCGATGATCCGGTCCATCGCCTCGACCAGCTCGTCGATGGCGTGGAAGCGGACGTGCCGCAGAGCGACGAAGGGCTTGACCGGTTCCAGTTCGATGCGCAGCCGCACAGAATAGCCAAGCGTTCCATAGGAATTCGGGAACGCGTGGAAGAGGTCGGGGTTCTCGGTGGGTGATGCGCGCACGACATCGCCGGTGCCCGTGAGGATGTCCATCTCCAGCACCGACTCGTGGGGCAGTCCGTTACGAAACGACGCCGACTCGATGCCCAGCCCGGTGACCGCGCCACCGAGGGTGATGGTCTTGAGTTGCGGCACCACCAACGGCGAGAGGCCGTGCGGCAGTGTGGCGGCCACCAGCTTCTCGTAGGTGCACATGCCGGCGACGTCGGCGGTGCGTGCCAGCGGATCGACGGAGATGACGTCGGTCAGACCGGAGACGTCGAGGCCCGGGGCGGTGCTCTTGGCTCGGGTGCGGAAGAGATTGGACGTGGGTTTGGCCAAGCGCACGGTGGCACCCGGCGGAATCGCCCGGTAGCTGGCCAGAAGCCGCTCCACACCGTCGGCGTGAGCTGCACGTGCGTCGGTCGGGGCAACAGACACACATATACGCTAGTCCGCGGTGGCACTCGATGCCCACCGCACCCGAGCCAACGAGGAGTTCGCAGCAATGGGACAGGTCAGCGCGTCCAGCACGGTATTGATCGACGCCGACCCCGCGACGGTGCTCGGCGCCGTCGCCGACTACGAGGCGATGCGGCCCAGGATCCTCTCGGAGCACTACAGCGGCTACCGCGTGCTCGAGGGAGGCCAGGGGGCGGGCACCGTCGCCACGTGGAAGCTGCAGGCCACCAAGTCACGTTCCCGGGACGTCAAGGCCACCGTCGATGTCGCCGGTCACACCGTCATCGAGAAGGACGCCAACTCGTCGATGGTGACCAACTGGACCGTGGCGCCCGCCGGTCCGGCGGGTTCGTCGGTGACCCTCAAGACGTCGTGGCAGGGCGCCGGCGGCGTCGGCGGCTTCTTCGAGAAGACGTTCGCGCCGATCGGGCTGCGCAAGATCCAGGCCGAGGTGCTCGGCAACCTCAAGCGCGAGGTCGAGGGCACCGAGGCCGTCGAGGGCGTCTAGCGGCGATCAGGTCTAGCCGCGCTGAGCGCTCAGGAACGCCACGATCCCGCGGACGACGGCGTCGGCGTACTTCTGTCTGCCCTCGGCGGTCGTCATGAGCCCCGAGTCGATGGGGTTCTTCATGTTGCCGCACTCGACGAGGATCGACGGGTACTGCGCCAGGTTGAGCCCGGCGATGTCGGCTCGTGGATTGAGCCCGGAGGAGCCGATGTAGGTCGACGGCGGGATGCCCGAGCCGGCCATCTGATCGCGCATCACCTTGGCGAACTGGACCGCCGGACCGGCCTGCGCGGCGTTGAGCGGCGGCGAGGAGTACAGCACGTGGAACCCGCGACCGGTGGGCGGGCCGCCGTCGGCGTGGATGGACACGACCGCGTTGGGCCGGACCGCGTTGGCCATCGCGGCGCGCTCGTCGACGCACGGGCCGGGGCCGCTGTCGTCGCCGCGCGACATCGCCGTGCGCACGCCCAGCCCCATCAGGGCCTGGCGGACCCGCAGCGTGGTGTCCCAGGTGAACGTGTGCTCGGGGAAGCCGTCCGCCGTGGAGGTGCCGCTGGCCTGGCAGTCCTTGGTGCCGCCGCGGCCCGTCGGCACCTGGCGGCCCATGTCGGGCATCGACGCCTGATGACCGGGGTCGAGGAACACGATCATGCCCGCGATGTTGGACGGGGCGGCGTGGGCCGGGGAAGCCGGCGTGGAGGCGGCGACGACCACCCCGGCGGCGACGATGGCGCCGACACGCATGGCAGGTCGGAATGGCACGGCGCCACGGTAGCCCGCCCGCCGACTACGCTGAAACCCTGAAGCGTCGCTTTCCACGTGAGCGCAACCAACTCGAGACCGATACGCAACAGAGGACCCTCATGCAGCCCGGTGGTCAACCCGATATGTCCGCTCTCCTCGCGCAGGCCCAGCAGGTGCAGCAGCAGCTGATGGAAGCGCAGGAGGCGCTGGCGAACTCCGAGGTGCACGGCCAGGCCGGCGGCGGACTGGTGCAGGTCACGATGCGCGGCAGCGGCGAGGTGGTCGGGCTGTCGATCGACCCGAAGGTCGTCGACCCGTCCGACGTGGAGACGCTGCAGGACCTCGTCGTCGGCGCGATCGCCGACGCCGCCAAGCAGGTCACCATCCTCGCCCACGACCGGCTCGGCCCGCTGGCCGGCGGCATGGGCGGCCTGGGCCTGCCGGGGATGTGACTCTTTGTTCGAAGGACCCGTCCAGGATCTGATCGACGAGCTCGGCAAGCTGCCGGGCATCGGGCCCAAGAGCGCCCAGCGCATCGCGTTCCACCTGCTGTCGGTCGAGCCGCCGGACATCGACCGGCTGACCGCCGTGCTCAACAAGGTCCGCGACGGGGTGACGTTCTGCGCGGTGTGCGGCAACGTCAGCGACGAGGAACGCTGCCGCATCTGCTCCGACCCGCGCCGCGACGCGTCGCTGGTGTGCGTGGTCGAGGAGCCCAAGGACGTGCAGGCCGTCGAACGCACCCGCGAGTTCCGGGGTCGCTACCACGTGCTGGGCGGTGCGCTGGACCCGCTGTCGGGCATCGGGCCCGACCAGCTGCGCATCCGCGAACTGCTCAACCGGATCGGCGAACGCGTCGACGGGGTCGAGGTGGCCGAGGTGATCATCGCCACGGACCCGAACACCGAGGGTGAGGCGACCGCCACGTACCTGGTGCGGATGCTGCGCGACATCCCGGGGCTCTCGGTGACCCGGATCGCGTCGGGCCTGCCGATGGGCGGTGACCTCGAGTTCGCCGACGAGCTGACGCTGGGGCGGGCCCTGGCGGGTCGCCGCGCGATGGCCTGACGGGGCTGCGGGCTTTCGCTTGGCCGCTCGGCGAGATCCACTTTTTGCAGGCCGTTACTCGCACTTCCGTTGCAAAAAGTGGATCTCGTCGGTTGTCGGTGGCGGTTGACAGCATGGCGGCATGAACAGGGTTGTCCTCGGTGGCGAGGCGGTGCGGGCGGGCGTGGCGACCAGACACGAACTGGCACGTGATTACACGAAGCTCTACCGCGGAGTGTTCGTTCGCAAGGGCGGTGAGATCACGCTGCGCGAGCGGGCGATCGGCGCGTGGCTGGCGACCGGCCGACAAGGTGTGATCGCGGGTGTGACGGCATCGGCGTTGCACGGGGCGCCCTGGGTGGATCCGACGTGTCCCGTGGAGGTGACCGGAGTAAAGGGCAGGCCGCAGGAGGGGTTGGTGTTGCGGACGGAGCGCCTGAGCCCCGAGGAGATCACCCGCGCCGGCGGCCTTCCGGTCACGACACGGATCCGGACGGCGTTCGACCTGGGACGCCACCTGGACAGATTCGAGGCGCTGGCCCGGCTGGACGCGCTGATGTGGAACCAGCGCTTCGACGTCTCCCAGGTCGCCCTCCTTGCCGACGAGCGCCCTCGAGCCCGCGGCGTGGTCCAGCTTCGCGAACTCCTCCCGCTCGTCGACGGCGGCGCAGCCTCGCCCCGGGAGAGTGCGATACGACTCCTGCTGCACGACAACGGGTTTCCACGACCAGAGACCCAGATCCCGGCGGTCGACGGAGCGCGGCCGGTCGCCTTCCTGGACCTGGGCTGGCCGGAGTACGGCGTCGCCGTCGAGTACGACGGTGACCACCACCGCAAAGACCGCAGGCAGTACGTCAAGGACATCGCGCGGCTTCGGATGCTCGAGGCGATGGGCTGGATCGTCATCCGGGTCATCGCCGAGGACCGGCCGGAGGCCTGGCTCGCACGGGTCGCAGCTGCGCTGCGGCAGAGAGGGTATCGGGGCACGACCCCGTTCGTCACGACGCTTTCCGCGTGACCTCGCCCCGCTGCAGCCGGACCCCCAGCTTGCGGTAGCCGTTGAGATTGACCAGACCGCGATGTACGGGCTCACCGCTCAGATGCAGATCTGGATAGCGGTCGAACAGCTCCCGCAATGCGGTCACCGCCTCGTTGCGGGCCAGCGCGGCGCCGAGGCAGACGTGGATGCCGCTGCCGAAGGCCACGTGGTCTCGTGCGTTCGGCCTCGTGATGTCGAAGCGGTCGGGCTGGTCGAACACCTTGGGATCCCGATTGGCGCCTCCGAGCAGCAGCACCACCGCGGTTCCCTCCGCGATGGGCACGCCGGCGATCTCGGTGTCGCAGTTCGCCCGTCGCGCCGTCATCTGTACGGGGCTGTCGAAGCGCAGCATCTCCTCCACCGCCGACGGCCACAGACCGGGGTCCTGTCGCAGCAGCGCGAGTTGGTCGGGATGGTTCACCAGTGCGATGACGCCGTTGCCGATCAGGTTGACCGTCGTCTCCACCCCCGCCCCGATGAGCAGCGCTGCGTTCGCCCGCAGGACTCGGTCGGTCAACCCGCCCTCCAACGCCATTGCGCTGAAAGGTGTCTCGTCGACGTTCCGGGTGGGCAGCCGACGGAAATGGTCGACGAGGTAGGTTTCGACATCCTCGAGTTCGTGGGTCGCGTCGCGGAACGCCTGCCAGGTGATGCCGATGTCGAGCAGTGGTGCGACCCGGTTGCCCCAGGAGAGGATCCGGCGTCGGTCGGCGACGGGGACGCCGAGGATGTCGCTGATGACTGCCGCCGGTACCTGGGAGGCGTAGTCGCTGATGAGGTCGACCTCGCCGCGCCCGTCGAGGCCGTCGAGCAGGTCGAGAGTGAGTTCGTCGATCCGCGCGTCGAGCGCAGCGATCGCGCGCGGAGTGAAGCTGCGCGACACCATCTTCCGGTAGGCCGTGTGCTCCGGCGGGTCCGTCATCAGCATCGACGGCGACTCGACGGGATTGGGCAATCCCGGGTCGATCCGACGGACAGCGGCAGCCAGGGCGTCGGGCAGGCTGGTCTGTGCGGGATCGGCCACGCCGAAGTCCCGGTGGCGCAGCACGATCCGACAGATCTCGTGATCGGCGCTGACCCACACGATCGGTGTGCGCGCCAACCGACCGGCCGCGCGGATCTGCTCGATCCGCTGCAGCCTGCCCGTCGGATCGTCTCGCCCGAGCGTGAACGCCGCCAAGGGTTCTCCGCGCATGGCCCGCAACGACAGGAAGGCGCGCGGCACCCCGTGCAGCGCCGCCCACCGCAGCCAGGTCCGCACGCCCTGGTCTGCCATCAGGCGACCGTCTGACCGTCGGTGCGATGCCCGCCGTGCAGGCGGATCAGCCTCTGCTCGTCGCGGTCGAGCGCGCGTACCCGGACCGACCTCCGGGACGCCGCGTCGAGCAACGCGCGCAGTCCGCGATGCGTCGCGGCCAGGTCGGCCCTCGCCCGGTCGGCGGGAACGTCGTCGTAGTCCGCCTGGTCGAGTTTGGCGGCGAGCATCGTGACCCATCGGTGGCGCAGCGAGAGCAGCAGACCATCCTCGTCGCCGAACAACCGGGGGAGGGCTTCGGAGGCACGTGCTGCGGCGAGCGCCGCTTCGGGGTCGGTCGCGGCGCGGTCGACGATGTCGGCCATGAACGCCATCCGTTCGTGGAACTGTGACCATGTCATGCCTCGACGCTAGGCAGCGCGGCGCGTGTGCGCGTCATCCTGGGAGTCGATTGTGTTCTCCTACCGTGGTCGGAGTCGCAGTGCCTACCACGGACTGATTCCGGGCATGCGGACCTGCTCATAGACTGGGCGGATGCTCGATGCGCTGCGACGCCGGGTACGTCTCTACGTCGCTCGGAAGGCCGAGGACATGCCGGGTGGGTACACCTGGCCGTTCGTCATCAGCATCGACGCGACGATGGTGGTGGTCTCCGTCGTCGCGGCCGCGCAACGGCCGTGGTCGCAGTGGTGGATCGCCGGCATCGCGCTGATCGTCGGCTTCCTGCCCTACCTGGTGTTCTTCTCCCTGGACCGCACCGTGTCACCGGCGATGGAATCGGCGGCGCTGTGGGTGTCGTGGACGGCCGGTACCGCCATCCTGTTGTTCAGCGTCCCCGCGCCGATCGCCGGCGATTTCGCGCCCCTGCTGCTCGGCCTGCTGACCGGGATGGTCGGCTCGTTCGCCTCGCCGCGCGCCGGCGTTCTGGTGGCCGGCTCGGGGGCCCTGCTGCTCGCCGCAGCGGCGGTTGCGGGTCGTGTCGACATTCCCTGGCTGTACTTCAGTTTCATCGGCATCGGGTGGCTCGTCGGCCACCTGATGCGGATTCAGCAGGAGCTCCTGCTCGAGCAGCGGCAGGCGCAGGCCAAGCTCGCCGAGCATGCTGCCGCCGACGAGCGGCGGCGCATCGCGCGCGAGGTGCACGACGTGATCGCGCACTCGCTGAGCGTGACCCTGCTGCATGTCACCGGCGCCCGCCGCGACCTGCAGGTCGACCGCGATGTCGACGAGGCCGTCGACGCTCTCGCGGAGGCCGAGCGGCTCGGTCGGCAGGCCATGGCCGATATCCGCCAGACCGTCGGTCTGCTCGACGACACCTCCGGCAAGGTCGCGCCCGAACCCGATCTCGGCGACGTCCCCGCCCTCGTCGACGATTTCGTGAGGGCGGGGCTGTCGGTCTCCTTGGCGATCACCGGGGACACCCGCCGGGTCTCCGCGGCAGAGGGTCTCGCGTTGTATCGCATCGTTCAGGAGTCGCTGGCCAACATCGCCAAGCACGCGCCCGATGCCGCGACCACGGTGACACTCGACATCGCCGGCGCGGCGGCCGTACTGGCGATCGTCAACCGCGCTCCGGTTCGTGTCGCCGGCGGTGCGCCGCCCGAGGGCCGCGGCATGCGCGGGATGCGACAGCGCGTCGACCTGTTGGGTGGAACCCTCGACGTCGGCCCCGACGGCGAGGACTGGTCGGTCCGCGTGGTCATTCCCGTCGACGGCCGGCACAGCTGTCCGCTGAGGGCACCGATCCGGTGATGGTCGACCCGGTCACCGCCCTCCTGGTGGACGATCAGGAGTTGGTGCGATCCGGTCTGCGCCGGATCCTGCGCCGCCGCGACGGCATCGTGGTGGTCGGTGAGTGTTCCGATGGCGACGAGGTGCCCGGGGCCGTGGCCCAGCACCGGCCCGACGTCGTCGTGATGGATCTGAGGATGAAGCGCGTCAACGGCATCCAGGCGACGCGGCAGGTCACCGAGACCGGTGGGCCGCCGGTGCTGGCTTTGACCACGTTCAACGACGAGGAACTGCTGTCGGGTGTGTTGCGCGCGGGCGCAGCCGGTTTCGTCCTGAAGGACTCACCGGCCGAGGAACTGATCCGCGCGGTGCACGCCGTCGCGCGCGGCGACGGGTACCTCGACCCGGCCGTGACGGGCCGGGTGCTGAGCACGTACCGCACCGCCGCCGGCGACCCGGCGCCCGAGGCGGTGGCAGAGCTGACACCCCGTGAACTGGACGTGCTGACCCTCATGGCCAAGGGTCGCTCCAACGGAGAGATCGCCGACGAGTTGGTGATCTCCGGTGTCACCGTCAAGAGCCACATCGGCCGCATCTTCGTCAAACTCGGCCTGCGCGACCGTGCGGCGGCGATCGTCTACGCCTATCGGCACGGCATTGTCGCCGCCGGTTGATCAGACCCGTCGCGGCGCCGCCAGCCGCTCCCGCCGCAGCTGCTCGACCTCCGGAAGGTCCAGTGGCGCAAGGGGTCCCACCACCTGGGTGAGCAGATGGTCGGCGAGTTCGGGGTTGCGGGCCAAGCAGCAGCCGTGCAGGTAGGTGGCGACGACGCTGCCCTGCACCGCGCCGTCGACGCCGGCGCCCGCCCGGTTGCCCGCCCCCTTGGTCACCGCGGCCAGCGGCCGGGCATCGGCACCCAGATCTGTTCCGCCCCGGTGGTTCTCGAATCCGGTCAGCGGCTGGGTGAGGCCGTCGATCAACGGTGTCGACGCCACCTCACCGATGGTCCGCTGCGCCTGGGGTGACGTCGTCACGTCGAGCAGCCCGACGCCGTCCACCCGCTCACCCGCGGACGTCTCGTACCAGTGGCCCAGCACCTGGATGGCCGCGCAGATCGCCAGCACCGGCGCCCCCCGTGACACCGCCTGCTGCAGCCCGGGATAGCGGATCAGGTGCTTGGTCGCGAGCCGCTGCGCGTAGTCCTCGGCGCCGCCGAGCGTGTACAGGTCGAGCTCACCGGGCACCGGATCGTCCAGCGTGATCTCGACGATCTCCGCGTCGATTCCCCTCAGCCGCAACCGCTGTCGCAGCACCACGGAATTGCCACCGTCGCCGTAGGTGCCCATCACGTCGGGCAGCACCAGCCCGATCCGCACCGCCGATTCGGTCGTCATCCCAGCGCCCGATTCAACTGCAGGAACGCCGTGTAGTTCGCCAGCACCTCGACATGCCCCGGCGGGCAGGACCGGATCGCGGCCATCGTGTCGTGCACCAGCGTATGGCCGACACCGGCGTACCCGAGACGGACGGCGAGATCGGTGCCGCGTTCCCCGGCGGCCACCACCGGAACCGACTCGAAGTGTTCGAATTTCACGTCCCACAGCCACGACAGGTCCTCGCCGTCGGGCACCTGGCCGTTCACCGAGATCACCACGCCCGCGGCGTCCCGGTCGACCATCGACAGCGCTTCCTGCCACCCGGCCGGGTTCTTCGCCAGCAGGATCCGCGCGGTGTGCGCGGATCCGACCGGGACGGTGCGGTAGCGGCCGGCGACCTCGTCGACGGCCGACACCGCGGCCACCGCGGCGGCCGGGTCGGCGCCGAGTGTCACCGCGGCGGCCACCGCCTGCGTCGCGTTGCCCCGGTTGACGGTGCCGGGCAGCGTCAGCGTCATCGGCAGCGACAGGCCGTCGGGACCGTGGATGTGCGTGTCGTCGAACCACCAGTCCGGATCGGGCCGGGCGAAGTCAGTTCCGGTCGAATGCCAGTGGGCGCCGTCGCGGACGATGACCTCCCCCGAGCGGGGGCAGCTGACCGAGTCGCTCGCCCAGCCGCCTCCGGCGGCCACCCACACGACGTGCGGGCTGTCGTACGCCGCCGACGTCATCAGCACGTCGTCACAGTTGGCCACCACGACCGCCGAGGGATGGCGGGCCAGGCCGGCCCGCAGCGTCCGCTCGATGTGGTTGATCTCACCCACCCGGTCGAGCTGATCGCGCGACAGGTTCAGCAGCACGATCACCGACGGGCACACCGCATCGCTGACGTGCGGGACGTGCATCTCGTCGACCTCGAGGGCGGCCAGCGGCGCCTCGGGGGCGGCCGCGAGCGCGGCCACCAGTCCGGCGTCCATGTTGGCGCCCTCGGCGTTGGTGGCGACGGGGCCCAGGGTGGCCAGCGCGGCCGCCGTCATGCGGGTGGTCGTGGACTTGCCGTTGGTGCCGGTGACGACGACCGTGCGACGTCCCTGACCGAGCTGGCCGAGGATCGAGCGGTCCAGCGTCATCGCGACCAGCCCGCCGATCATCGCGCCGGCGCCCCGACCGGTGACCCGCGACGCCCACCGCGCACCGGCGCCTGCCGCAAGCGCGACTCGTCCGCGTGGGGTGACCATTCCCGGCAGTTTAGAGAAGCGCCCGACACGCGGCGTGGGGAGCAGGGCTTGTCGGGGCTGCGTGCCATCCTCGGTGTGTGAGTTCCACCGACGCCAGAACCTGGGG contains:
- a CDS encoding type 1 glutamine amidotransferase, producing MTTESAVRIGLVLPDVMGTYGDGGNSVVLRQRLRLRGIDAEIVEITLDDPVPGELDLYTLGGAEDYAQRLATKHLIRYPGLQQAVSRGAPVLAICAAIQVLGHWYETSAGERVDGVGLLDVTTSPQAQRTIGEVASTPLIDGLTQPLTGFENHRGGTDLGADARPLAAVTKGAGNRAGAGVDGAVQGSVVATYLHGCCLARNPELADHLLTQVVGPLAPLDLPEVEQLRRERLAAPRRV
- a CDS encoding sensor histidine kinase yields the protein MLDALRRRVRLYVARKAEDMPGGYTWPFVISIDATMVVVSVVAAAQRPWSQWWIAGIALIVGFLPYLVFFSLDRTVSPAMESAALWVSWTAGTAILLFSVPAPIAGDFAPLLLGLLTGMVGSFASPRAGVLVAGSGALLLAAAAVAGRVDIPWLYFSFIGIGWLVGHLMRIQQELLLEQRQAQAKLAEHAAADERRRIAREVHDVIAHSLSVTLLHVTGARRDLQVDRDVDEAVDALAEAERLGRQAMADIRQTVGLLDDTSGKVAPEPDLGDVPALVDDFVRAGLSVSLAITGDTRRVSAAEGLALYRIVQESLANIAKHAPDAATTVTLDIAGAAAVLAIVNRAPVRVAGGAPPEGRGMRGMRQRVDLLGGTLDVGPDGEDWSVRVVIPVDGRHSCPLRAPIR
- a CDS encoding endonuclease domain-containing protein, translated to MNRVVLGGEAVRAGVATRHELARDYTKLYRGVFVRKGGEITLRERAIGAWLATGRQGVIAGVTASALHGAPWVDPTCPVEVTGVKGRPQEGLVLRTERLSPEEITRAGGLPVTTRIRTAFDLGRHLDRFEALARLDALMWNQRFDVSQVALLADERPRARGVVQLRELLPLVDGGAASPRESAIRLLLHDNGFPRPETQIPAVDGARPVAFLDLGWPEYGVAVEYDGDHHRKDRRQYVKDIARLRMLEAMGWIVIRVIAEDRPEAWLARVAAALRQRGYRGTTPFVTTLSA
- a CDS encoding Mur ligase family protein, which gives rise to MVTPRGRVALAAGAGARWASRVTGRGAGAMIGGLVAMTLDRSILGQLGQGRRTVVVTGTNGKSTTTRMTAAALATLGPVATNAEGANMDAGLVAALAAAPEAPLAALEVDEMHVPHVSDAVCPSVIVLLNLSRDQLDRVGEINHIERTLRAGLARHPSAVVVANCDDVLMTSAAYDSPHVVWVAAGGGWASDSVSCPRSGEVIVRDGAHWHSTGTDFARPDPDWWFDDTHIHGPDGLSLPMTLTLPGTVNRGNATQAVAAAVTLGADPAAAVAAVSAVDEVAGRYRTVPVGSAHTARILLAKNPAGWQEALSMVDRDAAGVVISVNGQVPDGEDLSWLWDVKFEHFESVPVVAAGERGTDLAVRLGYAGVGHTLVHDTMAAIRSCPPGHVEVLANYTAFLQLNRALG
- the recR gene encoding recombination mediator RecR, translated to MFEGPVQDLIDELGKLPGIGPKSAQRIAFHLLSVEPPDIDRLTAVLNKVRDGVTFCAVCGNVSDEERCRICSDPRRDASLVCVVEEPKDVQAVERTREFRGRYHVLGGALDPLSGIGPDQLRIRELLNRIGERVDGVEVAEVIIATDPNTEGEATATYLVRMLRDIPGLSVTRIASGLPMGGDLEFADELTLGRALAGRRAMA
- a CDS encoding cytochrome P450, whose amino-acid sequence is MADQGVRTWLRWAALHGVPRAFLSLRAMRGEPLAAFTLGRDDPTGRLQRIEQIRAAGRLARTPIVWVSADHEICRIVLRHRDFGVADPAQTSLPDALAAAVRRIDPGLPNPVESPSMLMTDPPEHTAYRKMVSRSFTPRAIAALDARIDELTLDLLDGLDGRGEVDLISDYASQVPAAVISDILGVPVADRRRILSWGNRVAPLLDIGITWQAFRDATHELEDVETYLVDHFRRLPTRNVDETPFSAMALEGGLTDRVLRANAALLIGAGVETTVNLIGNGVIALVNHPDQLALLRQDPGLWPSAVEEMLRFDSPVQMTARRANCDTEIAGVPIAEGTAVVLLLGGANRDPKVFDQPDRFDITRPNARDHVAFGSGIHVCLGAALARNEAVTALRELFDRYPDLHLSGEPVHRGLVNLNGYRKLGVRLQRGEVTRKAS
- a CDS encoding Rv3717 family N-acetylmuramoyl-L-alanine amidase produces the protein MRVGAIVAAGVVVAASTPASPAHAAPSNIAGMIVFLDPGHQASMPDMGRQVPTGRGGTKDCQASGTSTADGFPEHTFTWDTTLRVRQALMGLGVRTAMSRGDDSGPGPCVDERAAMANAVRPNAVVSIHADGGPPTGRGFHVLYSSPPLNAAQAGPAVQFAKVMRDQMAGSGIPPSTYIGSSGLNPRADIAGLNLAQYPSILVECGNMKNPIDSGLMTTAEGRQKYADAVVRGIVAFLSAQRG
- a CDS encoding FAD-binding oxidoreductase produces the protein MSVAPTDARAAHADGVERLLASYRAIPPGATVRLAKPTSNLFRTRAKSTAPGLDVSGLTDVISVDPLARTADVAGMCTYEKLVAATLPHGLSPLVVPQLKTITLGGAVTGLGIESASFRNGLPHESVLEMDILTGTGDVVRASPTENPDLFHAFPNSYGTLGYSVRLRIELEPVKPFVALRHVRFHAIDELVEAMDRIIETGEFTGERVDYLDGVVFSADESYLCLGAQWATPGPVSDYTGQQIYYRSLQHADGEKRDRLTIHDYLWRWDTDWFWCSRAFGAQDPRIRRFWPRRLRRSSFYWKLIGYDQRFDIADRIEKRNGRPPRERVVQDVEVPIERTAEFVEWFLDTVPIEPIWLCPLRLRDSANSAGGWPLYPLRPHHSYVNVGFWSSVPVGPEEGYTNRMIERKVSDLDGHKSLYSDAFYTPDEFDELYGGEVYTTVKKTYDPDSRFLDLYAKAVRRQ
- a CDS encoding class I SAM-dependent methyltransferase, translated to MTTFRERPADATDPADGRLTLAEILEIFASGTQPLKFTAYDGSSAGPDDAELGLDLLTPRGTTYLATAPGDLGLARAYISGNLEVHGVHPGDPYELLNALTEKLDFKRPPARVLAQIVRSIGIEHLKPISPPPQEALPRWRRFAEGLRHSKTRDAEAIHHHYDVSNTFYEWVLGPSMTYTCACYPDLGATLEQAQENKYRLVFEKLRLEPGDRLLDVGCGWGGMVRYAARHGVKAIGVTLSRQQAEWAQKAIAEQGLGDLAEVRHSDYRDVRESQFDAVSSIGLTEHIGVANYPAYFRFLKTKLRTGGLLLNHCITRHDNRHGAAAGGFIDRYVFPDGELTGSGRIITEIQDVGLEVVHEENLRNHYAMTLRDWNRNLVEHWDEAVAEVGLATAKVWGLYMAGSRVGFEQNAIQLHQVLAVKLDERGRDSGLPLRPWWTA
- a CDS encoding YbaB/EbfC family nucleoid-associated protein; translation: MQPGGQPDMSALLAQAQQVQQQLMEAQEALANSEVHGQAGGGLVQVTMRGSGEVVGLSIDPKVVDPSDVETLQDLVVGAIADAAKQVTILAHDRLGPLAGGMGGLGLPGM
- a CDS encoding SRPBCC family protein, translating into MGQVSASSTVLIDADPATVLGAVADYEAMRPRILSEHYSGYRVLEGGQGAGTVATWKLQATKSRSRDVKATVDVAGHTVIEKDANSSMVTNWTVAPAGPAGSSVTLKTSWQGAGGVGGFFEKTFAPIGLRKIQAEVLGNLKREVEGTEAVEGV
- a CDS encoding response regulator encodes the protein MVDPVTALLVDDQELVRSGLRRILRRRDGIVVVGECSDGDEVPGAVAQHRPDVVVMDLRMKRVNGIQATRQVTETGGPPVLALTTFNDEELLSGVLRAGAAGFVLKDSPAEELIRAVHAVARGDGYLDPAVTGRVLSTYRTAAGDPAPEAVAELTPRELDVLTLMAKGRSNGEIADELVISGVTVKSHIGRIFVKLGLRDRAAAIVYAYRHGIVAAG